A region of Aquarana catesbeiana isolate 2022-GZ linkage group LG08, ASM4218655v1, whole genome shotgun sequence DNA encodes the following proteins:
- the LOC141104779 gene encoding uncharacterized protein isoform X3 has protein sequence MTARMRMEEDRSHMAKKILNLTLEIIYLLTGERFPSVEFGGQVTITVPSPPFLTPCKKNEKKILEVTKKIIGLLTGEECLDGHKDLYKDVMMDNQPPLTSPDGSSNGNPPERCHGDNNIVVKEEYKEDDEEYGVMKELSEGRKDMMEPPNSRNPPERSPRPLYSRDSTQEDHTIPHHHQSGNPKVSKVEVKSEEEEDEIKEEDEDDDGVMEQSGISKGHKYLYQDTVVVTSINRNPPERSPLYSRDSTEEGHTIPHHHLGENVENYNIVVKDEYDEEYGEMDEFLGGHKDMMDSLNTRNPPERRPHPLYSWDSTQEDQDSEDEDHSSKIEENREKNQKSSPNNPSYKEEETLPEPSADGCDVGNSSEGSQMSSADYDGEDNGIPADSQNEKPFLCSECGQSFKWKTSLERHMRVHTGETFPCEECGKRFRQKDRLKAHLRIHTGEKLHICTECGKCFVWKDSLIRHLRIHTGEKPFSCLDCGKCFTQKSNLWSHQKVHIEKSSMSFSECGNSLDYTSELPIHQRAQASKMLSCSECGKLCVSKSELTIHQRSHTGEMPFLCPECGKCFSRQGSLTSHMKMHTGDKPFSCTMCGKSYGRKSELGIHLNGHTGQHRFSCSECGKGFSHKEKFRRHQRTHTGERPYTCSECGKGYQQNSHLLEHLRRHTGVCPYPCLVCGKSFPLQSALDKHQIRHTGERPASNKSNADKGRLRRQRKKSHAGQRSLS, from the exons atgacggcacgaatgaggatggaggaggaccggagtcacatggctaaaaagatactaaacctcaccctggagatcatctacctgctgactggagag agatttccttcTGTGGAGTTTGGTGGCCAGGTAACCATCACAGTGCCTTCACCTCCCTTCCTGACACCTTGTAAAAAAAATgagaagaagattctagaagtcaccaagaagataattgggctgctgacaggagag GAGTGTTTAGacggacacaaggatctctacaaggacgtcatgatggacaatcagccgcccctcacatcaccgg atggatccagtaatgggaacccaccagagagatgtcacgGGGATAATAATATTGTGGTTAAAGAAGAGTACAAAGAGGatgatgaggagtatggagtgatgaagGAGCTTTCTGAAGGAcgcaaggatatgatggagccacctaattccaggaacccaccagagagaagtccccgtcctctgtattcccgggattccacacaggaagatcacaccatccctcaccatcatcag agtggaaacccgAAAgtttctaaagttgaggttaaatcagaagaagaagaagacgagataaaagaggaggatgaggatgatgatggagTGATGGAGCAGTCAGGGATTTCAAAAGGACACAAATATCTGTACCAGGACACCGTGGTGGTGACATCCATCaataggaacccaccagagagaagtcctctgtattcccgggattccacagaggaaggtcacaccatcccccaccatcatctg ggtGAAAACGTTGAGAactataatattgttgttaaagatgaGTATGATGAGGAGTATGGAGAGATGGACGAGTTTTTGGgtggacacaaggatatgatggactcacttaataccaggaacccaccagagagacgtcctcatcctctgtattcctgggattccacacaggaagatcaggaTTCTGAG gatgaaGACCATAGTTCTAAAATAGaagaaaacagggaaaaaaatcaGAAGTCGTCACCGAACAACCCGTCTTATAAAGAGGAGGAAACTCTTCCAGAGCCTAGTGCAG ATGGATGTGATGTTGGGAATTCCTCAGAGGGGTCTCAGATGTCCTCTGCAGATTATGACGGAGAAGATAATGGAATCCCAGCAGATTCTCAGAACGAAAAACCTTTTTTGTGCTCCGAGTGCGGTCAAAGTTTTAAATGGAAAACCAGCCTGGAACGACATATGAGAGTTCACACCGGTGAGACTTTTCCATGTgaagagtgcgggaaacgttttagGCAGAAGGACAGACTCAAGGCACACCTGAGGATCCACACGGGTGAAAAGCTGCATATTTgtacggagtgcgggaaatgttttgtgtgGAAAGATTCACTCATCAGACATCTGAGAATccacacgggcgagaagccgttttcctgtctaGACTGCGGGAAATGCTTCACTCAGAAAAGCAATCTTTGGAGCCATCAGAAAGTTCACATAGAGAAGAGTTCCATGTCATTTTCGGAGTGCGGGAACTCTCTTGATTATACATCTGAACTTCCCATACATCAGAGAGCCCAAGCCAGTAAGATGTTGTCGTGCTCGGAATGTGGAAAACTGTGTGTAAGTAAATCTGAACTCACCATACACCAAAGAAGTCACACCGGCGAGATGCCGTTTTTATgcccggagtgcgggaaatgtttctcccGACAAGGGAGCTTAACTAGTCACATGAAAATGCACACTGGAGATAAGCCGTTCTCCTGTACGATGTGCGGGAAATCCTACGGCCGGAAAAGTGAACTCGGTATACACCTGAACGGTCACACGGGCCAACATCGCttttcatgctcagagtgcgggaaaggcttCTCTCACAAAGAAAAATTTCGCAGACACCAGAGAACCCACACGGGCGAGCGACCTTAcacctgttcagagtgcggaaaaggCTACCAACAGAATTCCCACCTTCTTGAACACCTAAGAAGGCACACCGGAGTATGCCCCTACCCGTGCTTAGTGTGCGGGAAGAGTTTCCCACTGCAATCTGCTCTTGATAAACACCAGATCAGGCACACCGGGGAGCGTCCCGCTTCAAATAAATCGAATGCTGATAAAGGACGCCTCCGAAGGCAGCGGAAAAAAAGTCACGCGGGTCAGCGGTCCCTTTCCTGA
- the LOC141104779 gene encoding uncharacterized protein isoform X5, with protein sequence MTARMRMEEDRSHMAKKILNLTLEIIYLLTGERFPSVEFGGQVTITVPSPPFLTPCKKNEKKILEVTKKIIGLLTGEECLDGHKDLYKDVMMDNQPPLTSPDGSSNGNPPERCHGDNNIVVKEEYKEDDEEYGVMKELSEGRKDMMEPPNSRNPPERSPLYSRDSTEEGHTIPHHHLGENVENYNIVVKDEYDEEYGEMDEFLGGHKDMMDSLNTRNPPERRPHPLYSWDSTQEDQDSEDEDHSSKIEENREKNQKSSPNNPSYKEEETLPEPSADGCDVGNSSEGSQMSSADYDGEDNGIPADSQNEKPFLCSECGQSFKWKTSLERHMRVHTGETFPCEECGKRFRQKDRLKAHLRIHTGEKLHICTECGKCFVWKDSLIRHLRIHTGEKPFSCLDCGKCFTQKSNLWSHQKVHIEKSSMSFSECGNSLDYTSELPIHQRAQASKMLSCSECGKLCVSKSELTIHQRSHTGEMPFLCPECGKCFSRQGSLTSHMKMHTGDKPFSCTMCGKSYGRKSELGIHLNGHTGQHRFSCSECGKGFSHKEKFRRHQRTHTGERPYTCSECGKGYQQNSHLLEHLRRHTGVCPYPCLVCGKSFPLQSALDKHQIRHTGERPASNKSNADKGRLRRQRKKSHAGQRSLS encoded by the exons atgacggcacgaatgaggatggaggaggaccggagtcacatggctaaaaagatactaaacctcaccctggagatcatctacctgctgactggagag agatttccttcTGTGGAGTTTGGTGGCCAGGTAACCATCACAGTGCCTTCACCTCCCTTCCTGACACCTTGTAAAAAAAATgagaagaagattctagaagtcaccaagaagataattgggctgctgacaggagag GAGTGTTTAGacggacacaaggatctctacaaggacgtcatgatggacaatcagccgcccctcacatcaccgg atggatccagtaatgggaacccaccagagagatgtcacgGGGATAATAATATTGTGGTTAAAGAAGAGTACAAAGAGGatgatgaggagtatggagtgatgaagGAGCTTTCTGAAGGAcgcaaggatatgatggagccacctaattcc aggaacccaccagagagaagtcctctgtattcccgggattccacagaggaaggtcacaccatcccccaccatcatctg ggtGAAAACGTTGAGAactataatattgttgttaaagatgaGTATGATGAGGAGTATGGAGAGATGGACGAGTTTTTGGgtggacacaaggatatgatggactcacttaataccaggaacccaccagagagacgtcctcatcctctgtattcctgggattccacacaggaagatcaggaTTCTGAG gatgaaGACCATAGTTCTAAAATAGaagaaaacagggaaaaaaatcaGAAGTCGTCACCGAACAACCCGTCTTATAAAGAGGAGGAAACTCTTCCAGAGCCTAGTGCAG ATGGATGTGATGTTGGGAATTCCTCAGAGGGGTCTCAGATGTCCTCTGCAGATTATGACGGAGAAGATAATGGAATCCCAGCAGATTCTCAGAACGAAAAACCTTTTTTGTGCTCCGAGTGCGGTCAAAGTTTTAAATGGAAAACCAGCCTGGAACGACATATGAGAGTTCACACCGGTGAGACTTTTCCATGTgaagagtgcgggaaacgttttagGCAGAAGGACAGACTCAAGGCACACCTGAGGATCCACACGGGTGAAAAGCTGCATATTTgtacggagtgcgggaaatgttttgtgtgGAAAGATTCACTCATCAGACATCTGAGAATccacacgggcgagaagccgttttcctgtctaGACTGCGGGAAATGCTTCACTCAGAAAAGCAATCTTTGGAGCCATCAGAAAGTTCACATAGAGAAGAGTTCCATGTCATTTTCGGAGTGCGGGAACTCTCTTGATTATACATCTGAACTTCCCATACATCAGAGAGCCCAAGCCAGTAAGATGTTGTCGTGCTCGGAATGTGGAAAACTGTGTGTAAGTAAATCTGAACTCACCATACACCAAAGAAGTCACACCGGCGAGATGCCGTTTTTATgcccggagtgcgggaaatgtttctcccGACAAGGGAGCTTAACTAGTCACATGAAAATGCACACTGGAGATAAGCCGTTCTCCTGTACGATGTGCGGGAAATCCTACGGCCGGAAAAGTGAACTCGGTATACACCTGAACGGTCACACGGGCCAACATCGCttttcatgctcagagtgcgggaaaggcttCTCTCACAAAGAAAAATTTCGCAGACACCAGAGAACCCACACGGGCGAGCGACCTTAcacctgttcagagtgcggaaaaggCTACCAACAGAATTCCCACCTTCTTGAACACCTAAGAAGGCACACCGGAGTATGCCCCTACCCGTGCTTAGTGTGCGGGAAGAGTTTCCCACTGCAATCTGCTCTTGATAAACACCAGATCAGGCACACCGGGGAGCGTCCCGCTTCAAATAAATCGAATGCTGATAAAGGACGCCTCCGAAGGCAGCGGAAAAAAAGTCACGCGGGTCAGCGGTCCCTTTCCTGA